From the genome of Cololabis saira isolate AMF1-May2022 chromosome 1, fColSai1.1, whole genome shotgun sequence:
CATATTTTCAAAATCATATTGCTTATTATCAGgtcattttattttgtgtgtagATTCTTAAAAGATAGGCTacatattctatttttattttcaatgtccCCTTGCgcgtgtgtgggtgtgtctgtgtctgtgtgtgtgtgtgtgtgtgtgtgtgtgtgtgtgtgtgtgtgtgtgtgtgtgtgtgtgtgtgtgtgtgtgtgtgtgtgtgtgtgtgtgtgtgtgtgtgtgtgtgtgtgtgtaatcttGTACAAGCGTCAGTGTGGATTAATTATCCATacagctgtgtgtgtatatgagtgaGTATGTATGTGCATGTGAGGGTATGGAGAAGAGAGGGTGTATTTGTTGTGCTAGATCTTACCTTTTTTATAACTTACTTACGGTAGTTCTGTCACGGTGGTCGCCATCACTAACTACTCAAAAGCCCACTGCTTTTATTAGACCACCTGTGAACAGCATGCCTAGccatctctttttattttttacttatttctcccctttttcttctatttGTCAATTTTAATCATTTATAATTACTAGTGTTTCTTTGTATTATTACCTCAGTGCTATAATTGTTGTTAATTTGTTCTGGGGATCTTCATGGATAGTTAAGTGTTAACCCATTATAATTATGTGGGGACCTAGCCTACTGTTAGGAGAGGCTAGAGCGACCTGGGTTTTAGACCAGGTCAGCACAGGGTTTCAAGGTCTTTTTTCTtatgttattgtttttggttGCATACTTTTTTTGGTTGAGAAACACTCACATGTTTGTATATTTTTCTTAGCACCGGGTGACATCCTGGGGACATGCACTCTGTTAGGGTCGGTCCAGCTGGTCACACAATCGCAATCTTACACATCATATTTAGTTAACAATGGCCGCTCAGGACCTAGGCTCAATTAGATTTATCAGTTGGAACATTAAAGGGGTCCAGCATCCTATTAAGCGCAATAGGATTTTCACACGCCTAAAATCATTAGGTTCAGACATCATGTACCTACAAGAGACACACCTCCGGAGTGATGAACATGATAAATTGAAGAAGGGCTGGATTAGCCAGATATTTCATTCAGATTACGGAGACAGATCTAGAGGGGCTGCAGTACTAATAAGGAAAGGTGTCCCTTTCACGCCAATTAATATTACACCAGATGACAAGGGTAGGTTCGTCATAGTAACAGGGAAGCTGTTTGGTAGTTTGGTGGCACTCGTCAACCTCTATGGCCCCAACTGGGATGATCCTCAGTTCTTCTCTCACCTCATAACGAGACTCCCAGACCTGAATTCGCATTTGTTGATATTGGGGGGAGACTTCAACTGCGCTCTACAGCCAGCTTTAGACAAGTCCAATCCTAAGCAAAACAGGAATGTGTCCAAATCAAGTGCTCTAATTCTGTCTTTCATGCAGTCTTATAGAATATACGACCCCTGGAGACACGCCAATCCCTCCGCCAGACAGTTTTCATTCTTTTCGCCGGTCCACCTTTCATACACTAGAATAGACTTTTTCCTGATTGATTATAGAACAATGTCCTATGTGACTGATAGCAGATATCATAGCATAACAATTTCTGATCATTGCCCTGTCCAGTTGGACATGTCATTTCCAAATAGCTCCGTGCCCCAACGCTCATGGCAACTTGACCCATTGCTGCTAACACAAACGTCATTTCAAAAAATTATCTCTGACCAAATAGACTTCTTTCTCTCGATTAATATTACTCCAGGTATGTCATATGCAACTATTTGGGAGTCACTTAAGGCATATCTCAGGGGTCAGATTATCTCTTATGCAGCCCATAGGAAAAGGGAACGGAATAAACGCCTTAGCGAACTAAACCAAAAGATATTCGATATAGACAATCAGTTGGCCCATAATTATACACCTGAGCTTTTCAAGGAACGGTTATTACTAAAAACGGAATTTGACAACCTCTCTATAAGACAGACTGAGCGGATGATGcttaaaacaagacaaacaTACTACGAGCATGGTGAGAGGGCAGGGAAGTTATTATGCCatcaacttaaaaaaataacgGCGCAGAGTGCAATTCCTGAAATTCGCGTCTCATCAGACTCGACCTCTTCACACCCGCAAGCCATAAATGACCGTTTCAAAGCATATTACACTGAACTGTACAGATCACAGGCTTCTGTGAACGCTGCAGACCTCCACACCTTCTTAGACAGCTTGACACTACCAAATGTTACTACAGAGGATAAAACTATGCTTGATGCTCCCATAACGACCGAGGAGATAACACAGGCAATAAGATCCATGCAAAGCGGGAAAACTCCCGGTCCCGATGGATTCCCTGTAGAATTTTACAAGGTGTTTGCAGCTAAGTTGGCACCCTTTCTGCGCTTATTGTTTCAGGAAATCACTTTGGATGGGAAGCTGCCTCCCACTATGACACAGGCTACTATATCGGTTTTGTTGAAAAAAGGTAGGGACCCATTGGATTGTGGTTCGTATCGTCCGATCAGTCTATTGTGCTGTGATTACAAGATTCTTACGAAAGTTTTAGCACGTCGACTGGAAACAGTGATACCAAAAATTATCGATCCAGATCAAACAGGGTTTATACCAGGGAGGCAGTCGTTCTACAATATGAGGCGTCTGCTCAATGTGCTTCACTCTACCCACTCAACCCGGGAAGCAGAGGTTGTGCTTTCACTCGAtgcggagaaggcatttgaccaggTCGGGTGGGATTACTTATTTATGGTGCTTGATAGATTTGGTTTTGGCCCCTCTTTCACCTCGTGGATCAAGATACTATACGCGTCGCCAACGGCTTCAATACGTACAAACTCCACCAAGTCCGACTATTTCAGACTACATAGAGGTACACGGCAGGGATGTTGCCTCTCACCATTCCTGTTTGATCTGGCCATTGAACCGCTCGCTACATCCTTGAGATCTCAGCAGTGCATCGCCGGTATTACAAGAAATCGAACAGTACATAAAGTGTCATTATACGCGGACGATCTTTTATTATATATAGCGAACCCAATGGAATCAATCCCTAAACTGATACAAACATTACAACAATTTGGAAGACTATCTGGCTACAGTCTTAATCTATCTAAAAGTCTGCTCTTCCCCATAAATCAACTAGCGAAATCCCTCGACTATAGCAGCTTTCCATTCAAATTAGAACAACAGTTTTTCACCTACTTAGGCATAAATGTTACACGATTATACAAAAACCTCTATGACCACAACTTTAAAGCTTTGTTAGAACGCACCAAACAGGACTTCCTTAGGTGGTCAGCTCTTCCCATTACGCTAGCGGGTCGAGTTAACACGGTAAAAATGACAGTGCTACCACGCTTTTTATATCTGTTCCAGATGATCCCGGTTTTACTAACTAAGTCATGGTTTAAACAATTGAACAGCCACATCACAAGCTTTATCTGGGGCAAATCCTCCCCGCGAATTAAAAGAACTTCATTAGAGATGCCCAAGGGCTCGGGGGGACTGGGCCTGCCTAACTTCCTATTTTATTACTGGGCAGCTAACATTTCCAAACTGAATTATTGGATCTCGATGCATGAAAGTAAGAAGGGACCAATGTGGGTTACTATGGAACTCGAATCGAACCCGTCACTTTCTCCAGTCTCCATCCTGAGTAGCTCCATTCCCACTAATTTAAGTCTCCAAAGCTTGGGCCCAGTTATTAGAAATTCACTTAAAATCTGGCTTCAATTCAGGAAGCATTTCCAGCTTAGCCAGGCAATCACTCTTCTTCCCCTGGTACGGAATCATCTGTTTCCCCCATCACAAACCGACATTGCTTTTGAAACATGGCATAGAAACGGGGTGGTATTTTTTGATGACCTCTTTGTGGATGGCACATTCGCTTCATTTGACTTACTGCAGAAGGACAATAACATTCCAAGGAGTCACTTTTTTAGATATTTGCAGGTGCGCAGCTTTGCTAAAAAGCACTTCCCATTTCCCCACTTACCACCAAAGAATGTTTTGAATATCATGTTAGAGCTGGATCCCAGTGGGAAGAGGAGGATATCCAAGATTTACCAGGCGTTACTAGACATTGACCCCCCATCATGGGAAAACACAAGATTGAAATGGGAGGAGGATTTGGGCATTGCACTATCTGATGAGACATGGCAAAATAGTTTGAAGCGTATCCACACCACATCTCTCTGCATCAGGCATGGTCTTATTCAATTCAAAGTTGTGCATCGGTTACACTATTCGAACGAGAAATTGGCCAAAATATACCCTGATGCCAATCCTGCATGCCCAAGATGTAGCCATAGTCCAGCTACGCTGGGTCATATGTTTTGGTCATGCAGGTCTCTGAACAGCTTCTGGACAAAGATTTTCGAGGCTATATCTCACATACGGGGTGTCAACGTTGATCCCGATCCTGTAATCGCTGTTTTTGGAACAACACCCTCAGACGCACAATTTACTATCTTGCAGTTAAATGCCATAGCTTTTTTAACACTGATGGCTCGGAGGTTAATTCTTATGCAGTGGAAGTCGGCTGCACCGCCCTCATTTAAACACTGGGTTAAGGAGGTGCTTTCTATGATCCCACTAGAGAAGCTGAAATATAGTCGTAGTGGTCGTAAGGACAGATTTATTCAAGTCTGGACTCCCTTCATAGAATTCATTGAGAACATATCTCTTACTTGATACTATCCTAACATGCTGCATATGAAGTGACCAGCTGGATCTGTGCGCACGATTGAGAGAGTCCCCGACATGCTTTTAATCCAAAATATAAGTCTATCAAGGTATGTGTGAGTGCATATCTACATACAGATATAATgtgcttccttttttttttgataattctgtttaatttattttcattttatttagttttttctttacttattgTTTCTGACCTTGTGAGGGACGGGTGGGCGGGGTTGAAATGTTATTGAATGTTCATTCTTCTGTAACATggaaaaaaactataaataaagtgtttaaaaaaaaaaaaaactgaagcaACGTTGTGGAGAAGAGTGGACCAGAGTTTCTCAAGAACCCCCTGAGACAACGATGAAGTCATCCAGGAAACATCTGGAAGTCATGGAGGTTCCTAGAGTTGCCCACACCATCTTTCATTTTCCCTTGTTTGGCCTTGTTCTTGTTCGTCTGGGCTTGTTTTCACATGAAACAAAGACCCACTACAATTAGATGCTTTTACTTTATCTTATAAATGATCTATGTACTTGTTCACACAAACATTAGATTTAGATAGGAACGTCTGCAGATGACTGCACATTGAGGTTTTTCACACTTCCACTGGGTTGTACAGAGTCCCGTCAGGTCTGAAGCTGGACCTGCTGGGACTTGAAATtggatttctttttaaaaagaaaacctgcttcgttaccatggtaactggATCTCATGACCTGTTTATGTTCAGATTAAATTGGTTTTCCTTCCCCCCCCCCACATTCTGAGATTGTATCTCAGATCCAAACAAGGACGTCGCAGCTTCAAACAAAATAAAGTTCTGGACGTGTCCGCCATTGCGGGAATGAGTGCTTGGACACTGCCAACTGGGTCCCCAAATGCTTGGGGCCCCTAGCTGAACAGGGCCCCCCCGAGGGCCGACCACAAAGGATAGCGATTCAAAGAAGAATTTGCATCGACAGTGGTCGGCAGCAGAGAACCCCCTAAAGGGGGGGCTCTGTTTCTACCTCTCGATGCGTCACAAATTTTCTTGTAAACAAAAGGGAGGCCCCACCAGACAACATTTTGGAAAGCAGTGCACCAGACATTACTTTAGAAGTACGCTGATAGGCGGCCGGCAGCTCTGAGCCGTGAGAGGGACCGAAGGAAACCGACAAGGATCTTtcagagggttttttttttttgctatttgaGCGCTAGTCTCCAAAAAACATGCCAGACACACTTCAACAGGACGTTGGAGACGCTTGCCCCAAAAAGGATAAAAGTTCAAGACTATCACCATTCAGTCCTTCACAAACAAGTCTCCAAGTTCTCCACGGCATTCAGTCAtagacattttaattatttttttcactgACTTTTGCTCACTTTGGTGCTTCTTAACGTTATAGATAGTTACGAGGAGCTGAGGGAGCGGACCTTAATACAGGATATAGGAGGCAGGCGAGGCCACCGGCGGACTTTAATTAGACGCAGCAGAAATCCACTATATGTGCTGCAGGATCATTTTAAAACATCCAGAAAAGCTGGATGGAAAGACGCCTGGCGGACTCACAAACAAACGCACAAACAAAAGTGGGCCGACGAGAACAGGTGGCAACAATCGAGGAAGAGGAAAACCGGGGCCATCCATACTCGGCAAGCACGAGTACTAAAGCAATTGAGAATGTTTATCGGTCCCATCCAAGTGTTTATAACCACTACTTCATGTTAGGTTTAGGCACTTAACATTTGTATCATCAAACTTTCTGGAGACAAAAAGAGACACAACAACAGTTAAATGACTTGCGCAAGGAGAGCAGTCGAGACGTGCAAGATCTCCAACATACTCTGATTTGTCAACAggtttttaatggattttaCACTTTTGTACAGCAGCTTCGTTACAAGTAAAGTTAGACATGAAAAGAAGAAACTCTTAAGACGTTGGGATGAatctgaaaatataatttataacTATCACAGATATAAAGTTTTGATAACTATGTTCTCGATGATGTTAACCAGCCCAGGACACCATGGTGCATCGACGCCTCTTCTGTGAGTCTTGAATTTACAATATTGTATCTCGTGTAGCTGCACAATATATTGAATACTTTTCACAATATCAGTTGTGCAAAAACGAAAAACATGCAACACATCCCAAGTGCCATGCATTCAAACTATAAACTTTAAAAGCAAATACAGCCAAGTAGCCAGTTTAGACATTAATATACGTTTTGTTGATGTTGCAGTTTCATTCATCTGCTCAGTTTCTTCAGTCGAGGAAAAAGGAAGTCTGATTTAACCACATCAGACTTCCTCAGATATTGTGACACCAAAAGTGTAGGTCGTGTTCGTCCTCAGCTTGGAGGGTCACACCGATGGCGATGATCAAAGACAAGTTGCAGATCGTTAACCCCAAAAAACAAGCAACAAAATAGGGAAGAATTAGGTACAAGTTCACAATGATCTTCTCGGCCTGTTTCCTCCCACTCTGTTCttcttccccctcctcctcgtcctcctcctctcacATCTGTTTCTCATCCTCCAGCCTTTCACTGTTTTTCTGTCTCTTCTCAGGCGAGTCCGGCATGTGGATTTGATGAAGTGACTCACTGAAACTCTCACTTCCTCACACTCTCTTTCACATCCTCATGCTGTTCTGTGTTGCTCCGCCTGCATGGTCCcagaacatgcaaacacacgAGCCGGTCCACTGCAGCGGCGTCCCACGGGCTCTGAGCAAACGCCAAACGCCGTAGACGGATTCAGGACTCCTTCACGATTTCTTGAAAGCTCTTGAATCAAACCAAACTCCCCAACAttgaaaacaaataaattataatCAAATGAAATGATACGAGTATCCAAGGGATTAAAACGCCCGTGTTGAGTCCAATGTGGCAGAGAAACGTTGCAGATCCTCCAAACGTGAGCTGCCCTCTATTAACCGCCATGGTAAAATTCACTACTTTgaagcagaaataaaaatacttaGTTTGTTTTAAAGTAAGTTTTGGACCAACAAATGTATGTATCATTTGTGTTTTGATTGAACAGATCACGGCTAGACGTAATCACTTTTGCTATGTAGTTTTAATTAAAGAGGTGTTTCCATTAGCAGGAGTTCCAGGTAGTTTTTTGGGGGGCCAGATCGTTGACGCGTCTCCTTTACCAAGAACGGCCCTGCAAAGGTGGTACTTCTTtacttgtttcttcttctctttattcTTTTGCTTCTCTTTCGTCTCCTTTAATGCGGCAGGCCGTGTGcctacagaaaataaaatgctgATCACCGCCACCTTGTGGTCGGCGGTGGTATTTGTCCAGTCAAAGGTTCAGTGTGATGGAGTGGGTTTTCCCTGTTAGAGGTTCTTGTCTGGTGGGTTAACCCTGAATCCCTGCTGATCGTATCTGTGTCAGCAGTGAGGCCCAGACCTCTGGGGGAACAccgaggtgttcccaggccagccgagagatgTGATCTCTTCAGCAGGCCCTGGGTTTTCCCCGGTGCCTCCTCCTGCCTGTtggacatccccaaaacaccTCCTTAGTCAAGGAGGCATCCTTACTAGATGCCTGAACTTTGGTCCAGTGGAAGAAGTTTCACGATAAAAAGCTCATAAATTAGTGTCCTTTCTCTTGTTATTAACGCCGTGCTGTTGGATCTGCTTCCAGGGACGTGTTTTTCGGTAACATGGCGTCTGAGGAAGCAGCACCCGAACCCCGGTTCCACCGCCTCTTCTCCTGGTTTGACCCTGAAAGTGCTGCGGTAAGATCAGGACACCTCTTGCCCTCACTGGAGTTGAGTGCGTAACTTCCCATAAATCCACTGATGGGTGTTTGTGTGCAGGTGGTGACCATCCTGTTGGGGCTGTTCCAGGTGCTGCTGTCGGCTCCGCTTGCTCACATCGACCAAAGTCTGCCAAAACTCTTCATCTTGTCTCTGTTCCTGGGAATTCTGGTATGTACCTCATCGGTCCAACGTTTTGACCAACTGAAGCAACTCCAGACCAAGACACGACCACCACGGGCTTATATAGTAGACGTTAGGCACAATAGGAGCTGCTCCACAGCTCTTCTTACCCTAATGTACCCCTCAAGCTGGACTCAGACCACTTGACATGATTCTGTGTCGTCCTGGTGGTCGTGTAAGGAATGCGAGGCGTGGAGTGGGGAATACTGAGCCCGATTTAACTGACAGGACATCGACTTCTAGGTTGAGCGGATCGTCTCTCAGCAGTCCTCTAcgacagtgtctcccaacctggggtccaagccccccctgggggggcgccagaggtctctgggggggcgcggaactttgtctgctttgaggatatgcagttgtaaaaattatacttgcacatgttaaataaataaaaaatcataataacacacctaatggaatactgtaatccaagtctgtataaacccacttagaaatatattttggtcattttaaaatactaagttatttatcaggataaaaacttaaaaacgtattattatatcattattcaacatttaatcatactactactccgacaggttgttaaaggaaaaatgttaaaaaaaattgctctcatattaaaagagacatttttcagaaatatttttatgtccttgcaattattttttgtgtgtattttatacattggtgacacaaaatgaaggtgagaaaaacaaagtacagggtaaaccaaagagaaatgtataaaaaaaacataattaatgttttttttcaattaaaggtttgtaacgaagaactttactcttttggtgctagtacgtacgggtcggggggcccggctggtcttagacacaagtagggggggctccatttaaaaaaggttgggaaccactgctctacgATGACTAACCCGACCCCCAGTCAACGACATCTGAAACGAGGTCCTCCGCCGGTCGTCGTTTCAGCTCCGTCAGCACTTGTTTCTGAAGCGACACTTGAAATGAGGACGCTTGGACGCATTTGATCTGAATGAAGTTAAGGTAGCATCAGTTGGTATAAAGGGGATAAAGCCTGAAGGTTCACCAGCGAATCAACAGCATCACAAGACGCGTACATCCAGATGCGATTGATCCGCTGGGGTCAGCTCCGATTCCAACATCGCTCGCCCTCGTGAAAAAAGACCGGAGAGGAAGCACTCGGCCAACGAGTCTCACGTGATTCTTCAAAGATCCTTCCGAAACTTTGTTGCTCGTAGTGTTTTAGCAGCGAATTGTTTTGCACCACTTCCACATCAATGAAGACCTTCAAAAGGCTACGATTGGCGTCAGGCTGACGTTGTTCTCTTTGCGCTAAGGTCTCGGACAAGCATGACCGGGGCTGTACGGTAGCTGAGCTCAGGCGTTCCCGTCGGAGTTCAAGGCGTTTGCCTATTTTTGGGTGAGCGAGGGTTTAGGGCCAGGCAGTAAGACTAACCAGAGGCTTCAAAACCACTTCCAGAAGAGCTTTCGATAGCAGCGCAGGAGGTTGTTCTGGACGTTAGCAGCAGATCATGGTATATGGAACCACTGTTGCTGATGACCTTCGTGAAATAATCAGAGCAACATATTTGGTGGATACTCCAGATGGGCGGTCCTACACCTGCCAGCAGTTCAACGAAGGCTCCTGAGATCAAAGATCATCCTGCAACTAAACCGCCACATGACGCATTATTTGATGCGATTTGGCTCCTATCCAGAGAAAAACAACGCCAACGCAAAGGCAAAGCAAGACTCGTTGCTTAGCGAGACTCAAATTCTCCtcttttgtcatttcttttttttaaactttcattAGAAATTGCCTCATGTAAGTTAAGAGTCGCATGTTGTAGCCGACGGTGTTTATAGGATAAAGGCGCTTCAGTTTAGGGAAAGTTTTGGTTAATTTCAGCCTAGTGCGTTCCTCTCCGGCTGAACGAGAGAAATCACGCCATTTTTAGCTCATTTATCGTGTTAATCTGCACATTCTGATCTGTTTACAATGTAACAAAGACTTTGGTCATGTGACCCGTTGGTTTCTGAAGCCCGTTTCTCTTCATGCGAGTAAAAACCAAGACATCAGTCACGATATAATTTATGTTTGGGTGGTCTGGTCTCAGTCCACGAGGGTTCACATCTGAACGATGGCCTTTATTTTAAACTACTACTTTAACTATTTTGACAGGGAGAGTGAGTTAAAagattcatttcatttcctGCCTCTTTTCTCCGTTTTACCATCAGAGGTTTTGTCTGGTTCTTTTTCTACACTCCCCTCAGGATCATACGATGCACCATGTGTGTAATGTGTGTTGCAGATCATGGCAGGAGGATCCCTCACCATGGCCAACTTGAGGAACCCCCCCAACAAACTGCTGGTGAGTGAGGGGTCCGGGTCAGAACAGAGCTGTCAAAGCCTGAGGACGTACAGTATCTATGAGGTCGTGGTCATAAATGTGACGTTTGGACGTGTTGTCGACTCCTCAGCTGCAAGGCTGCGTCTGCAGTAACCTGGCCGGCCTGCTGGGGGCGCTGTTGGCCTTCTGCCTGTACTTCTACATCCTCATCACCCACCAGCAGGGGCCGCCGTGCAAGGCCCTTCCTGAGcccaactactactactaccaccacctgcaggaccagtGTCCGTCGGAGAAGCTGGCGGTCAGTCACTCATCTCTCTCTTCTGCCCTTCattttgtgtttctgtaaaaggtatcggtttatggaacaatctggatacagaagccacagaatgcaaatcaaacattacatttaaaagaataagccagtttgatgaagaaatattattgttaggtgggttttctttttttttcctctatttttagcaccattgtcatatttcttttctttgtatcaaaaaagaatacgactatctgtgtttgacgacagctattttgttttataactttgtagtttttttttgcgtaatttgtcagttgttttttttttattattacattaattgaaatttgatttcttaggaaaaagggacagatacaataaactcttctttctgttccctttcagagatttgttgtaattatattgaactgttttgtttttcttttaatgaatgaaataaagaataagaaaGAATGAATTTTAAAATAAGCAAGCCATCCGGAGATGTGCACCGATGGCTGCGTCTGACGTGACTGTCTCCTGCAGGACTACTCGtgggtggtgaagctgctgctggtgctgtaCGACAGCGGCGCCGTGGTCATGCACTGCCTGCTGTCCGTGTGCGCCTTCAAAACGCTTCACACAGAGTAACGGGAGCACCGACGTCTTCACCAGGACCAAACCCCGCTGAACCCTAAGATACTGGACTGATACGTGGATTTATGAGGCCTCTGGCCCCTGATCAATTATAcaatcataataaataaaacacaaacgaATTTGATTCAAAAATATT
Proteins encoded in this window:
- the si:dkey-9i23.16 gene encoding uncharacterized protein si:dkey-9i23.16; translated protein: MASEEAAPEPRFHRLFSWFDPESAAVVTILLGLFQVLLSAPLAHIDQSLPKLFILSLFLGILIMAGGSLTMANLRNPPNKLLLQGCVCSNLAGLLGALLAFCLYFYILITHQQGPPCKALPEPNYYYYHHLQDQCPSEKLADYSWVVKLLLVLYDSGAVVMHCLLSVCAFKTLHTE